Proteins encoded in a region of the Chitinophagales bacterium genome:
- a CDS encoding acyltransferase: MDYYKHESAIIDQGAEIAKGCKIWHFCHIMPGAKLGENCNLGQNVFVASNVILGTNVKVQNNVSIYEGVVCEDDVFLGPSMVFTNISNPRSAIIRKGVYEKTLVKKGASIGANSTIVCGNEIGKYALIGAGAVVTKDVPDYALILGAPGRVAGWVSEYGHRLHFDENNKAICPESKAKYKIENNKVTKIKA, translated from the coding sequence ATGGATTATTACAAACACGAAAGCGCTATAATAGACCAAGGAGCTGAAATTGCTAAAGGCTGTAAGATCTGGCATTTTTGCCACATTATGCCCGGAGCCAAACTGGGAGAAAATTGCAATCTCGGACAAAATGTATTTGTAGCATCAAATGTCATTCTTGGCACAAATGTCAAGGTTCAAAACAATGTGTCCATTTATGAAGGTGTCGTCTGTGAAGATGACGTTTTCCTGGGGCCATCCATGGTGTTTACCAATATCTCAAATCCGCGCAGCGCAATCATTCGAAAAGGGGTTTATGAAAAAACACTGGTAAAAAAAGGAGCCAGTATTGGTGCCAATTCCACCATTGTTTGTGGCAATGAAATTGGAAAATACGCACTAATAGGTGCTGGAGCAGTAGTTACAAAAGACGTTCCCGATTATGCACTAATTCTCGGTGCTCCAGGCCGGGTTGCAGGATGGGTAAGCGAATACGGACACCGCCTGCATTTTGATGAAAACAACAAGGCCATTTGCCCTGAGAGCAAGGCAAAATACAAAATTGAAAACAATAAGGTAACAAAAATCAAAGCTTAG
- a CDS encoding nucleotide sugar dehydrogenase translates to MYEKLINKETKLAVIGLGYVGLPIALEFAKKISVIGFDINAKRVEMMKKNIDPSCELESEAFENTDIEFTADPADLKEATFFIVAVPTPVDEHKVPDLTPVLSASKGIGKVLKKGDYVVYESTVYPGCTEEDCLPILEEESGLKLNKDFKLGYSPERINPGDKEHTLPNIIKVVSGSDAESLDVIAKVYEIVVKAGVHRAPEIKVAEAAKIIENTQRDLNIALMNELSKIFDKVGINTYDVLEAAGTKWNFLRFFPGLVGGHCIGVDPYYLTYKANELGYKSEVILSGRRINDSMGEYVAKNVVQKIIKAGKPVAKSKVLVMGATFKENVTDIRNSKVVDVINELKSYSVNVEVTDAYANSEEVETEYGYKLISKIGKGYDAVVVAVNHDKYLDLDEAYFKSIMTPKGILVDIKGIYRGKIKDLTYWGL, encoded by the coding sequence ATGTACGAAAAATTAATCAACAAGGAAACCAAACTGGCCGTAATCGGCCTGGGATATGTAGGATTGCCCATAGCACTGGAATTTGCCAAAAAAATATCGGTCATTGGTTTTGACATCAATGCCAAAAGAGTGGAAATGATGAAAAAAAACATTGACCCCAGTTGCGAACTGGAGAGTGAGGCTTTTGAAAATACCGATATCGAATTCACCGCTGACCCAGCAGACCTAAAAGAAGCTACTTTTTTTATCGTAGCAGTCCCCACACCTGTTGATGAGCATAAAGTACCCGATTTAACTCCTGTTTTGAGTGCCTCAAAAGGCATCGGAAAGGTTTTGAAAAAAGGGGATTATGTGGTGTATGAATCTACCGTATATCCCGGTTGTACCGAAGAAGACTGCTTACCAATTCTCGAAGAAGAATCCGGTTTAAAGCTCAATAAGGATTTCAAACTCGGCTATTCTCCTGAAAGGATTAATCCCGGGGATAAAGAACACACATTGCCCAATATCATAAAAGTGGTTTCGGGTTCTGACGCTGAATCATTGGATGTGATTGCCAAAGTCTATGAAATTGTAGTGAAAGCCGGAGTACACCGCGCCCCTGAAATAAAAGTAGCTGAAGCAGCAAAAATCATAGAAAACACACAAAGAGACCTCAACATCGCTTTGATGAATGAACTGTCGAAGATCTTTGACAAGGTTGGCATCAACACTTACGATGTGCTGGAAGCTGCCGGTACCAAATGGAATTTCCTGCGCTTTTTCCCGGGGCTTGTTGGCGGACACTGCATCGGAGTAGATCCTTATTATCTCACCTATAAGGCCAACGAGCTGGGCTACAAATCAGAAGTGATCCTCAGCGGAAGGCGCATCAACGACAGCATGGGTGAATATGTGGCCAAAAATGTGGTACAAAAAATCATCAAAGCAGGCAAACCTGTAGCTAAATCCAAGGTTTTGGTAATGGGTGCTACTTTTAAAGAAAATGTGACAGACATCCGAAATTCCAAAGTAGTAGATGTGATCAATGAGTTGAAATCCTATTCGGTAAATGTTGAAGTGACAGATGCTTATGCAAACAGCGAAGAAGTAGAAACAGAATACGGCTATAAGTTAATTTCTAAAATTGGAAAAGGCTATGATGCAGTTGTAGTGGCTGTAAACCACGATAAATATCTCGACCTGGATGAAGCTTATTTTAAATCAATTATGACTCCCAAAGGAATCCTGGTAGATATAAAAGGAATTTACCGGGGGAAAATAAAGGATTTGACTTATTGGGGGCTTTAA
- a CDS encoding DUF2281 domain-containing protein, which produces MTKEALLNNISNTIAKLPDDRIREVNDFADFLLKKYEEEMLQKGITDLISKSKTYDFLKEEEDLYTLNDLKERYK; this is translated from the coding sequence ATGACCAAAGAAGCACTTTTAAACAATATATCCAACACGATTGCTAAATTACCCGATGATAGAATAAGGGAAGTCAATGATTTTGCCGATTTTCTTCTAAAGAAATATGAAGAAGAAATGCTCCAAAAAGGCATCACTGATTTAATCAGTAAATCCAAAACATACGACTTTCTTAAAGAGGAAGAAGATTTGTACACATTGAATGATTTGAAAGAACGCTACAAATGA
- a CDS encoding type II toxin-antitoxin system PemK/MazF family toxin, whose product MNKGDLVLIPFPFTDLSGSKIRPALVLANGKLDITVTFISTQLKWKEETDVLLKPSKKNGLKKDSLIRLSKIATIDK is encoded by the coding sequence ATGAACAAAGGTGATCTGGTCTTAATCCCATTTCCATTTACGGATTTATCTGGAAGTAAAATTCGTCCGGCTTTGGTTCTTGCAAACGGAAAATTAGATATAACAGTAACCTTTATATCCACTCAATTGAAATGGAAAGAAGAAACTGATGTTTTGTTAAAACCATCAAAAAAGAATGGTTTAAAAAAAGATTCTTTAATTAGGTTGTCCAAAATTGCAACGATTGATAAATAA
- the rfbB gene encoding dTDP-glucose 4,6-dehydratase, whose product MPNKKILITGGAGFIGSHVVRLFVNKYPDYEIYNLDILSYAGNLENLKDMEGKSNYHFVKGDITDAPFIIALFEKHQFDGVIHLAAESHVDRSILNPMEFINTNIVGTVVLMNAAKAQWEKSGFENKLFYHISTDEVYGALGETGLFTEETPYDPHSPYSASKASSDHLVRAYHDTYGLPIVISNCSNNYGPNQFPEKLIPLFIHNIKEEKALPVYGDGKYTRDWLWVKDHADAIDLIYHKGKTGETYNIGGFNEWKNIDLIKLLCKIMDEKLGRPAGSSEKLITYVKDRSGHDRRYAIDASKLNKELSFKPSIQFEEGLEKTVDWYLENKEWLKHITSGAYQDYYDEQYKNR is encoded by the coding sequence ATGCCAAATAAAAAAATACTCATAACAGGTGGTGCGGGCTTTATCGGTTCCCATGTAGTGCGCCTGTTTGTCAATAAATATCCCGATTACGAAATATACAACCTGGATATATTAAGCTATGCGGGCAATCTTGAAAACCTGAAAGACATGGAAGGCAAATCCAACTATCATTTTGTAAAAGGTGATATCACCGATGCCCCATTTATAATAGCACTTTTTGAGAAACATCAATTCGATGGTGTCATTCACCTGGCAGCCGAATCACATGTAGATCGTTCCATCCTTAATCCCATGGAATTTATCAATACCAATATTGTGGGAACAGTGGTCTTAATGAATGCTGCGAAGGCCCAATGGGAAAAAAGCGGCTTTGAAAACAAGCTTTTCTACCACATTTCTACCGATGAAGTTTACGGTGCCCTTGGCGAAACCGGACTTTTCACGGAAGAAACACCTTACGATCCGCATTCTCCCTATTCCGCATCCAAAGCGAGCTCAGATCATTTGGTCAGGGCATACCATGATACCTACGGCTTGCCCATTGTCATTTCAAATTGCTCCAACAATTACGGCCCCAATCAATTTCCAGAAAAACTGATCCCGCTTTTTATCCACAATATCAAAGAAGAAAAAGCACTGCCCGTTTATGGCGATGGAAAATACACCCGCGACTGGCTTTGGGTAAAAGACCATGCCGATGCAATCGACCTGATCTACCACAAAGGAAAAACAGGGGAAACATACAATATCGGTGGCTTTAATGAATGGAAAAACATCGACCTGATCAAACTGTTATGTAAGATTATGGATGAGAAATTAGGCCGTCCGGCTGGCAGTTCTGAAAAATTGATCACTTATGTGAAAGACCGCTCCGGCCACGACAGGCGCTATGCCATAGATGCCTCAAAACTTAACAAAGAACTCAGTTTCAAACCTTCTATTCAGTTTGAGGAAGGACTGGAAAAAACCGTAGATTGGTATCTCGAAAACAAGGAATGGTTGAAACACATTACCAGCGGTGCCTATCAGGATTACTATGACGAACAATACAAAAACCGATAA
- a CDS encoding SDR family oxidoreductase — protein sequence MYQQAYQNEKIEGLHFLVTGGAGFIGSHIAEYLLQHGAKVRVIDNMVSGLQSNIDLFSDNPNYEFIEGDIRDLEFCKKVCRGIDYISHQAALGSVPRSLAEPENTNASNVDGYLNMLIAAKENKVKRIVYASSSSVYGDSQGLPKVENEIGNQLSPYAVSKYTNELYAHVFRLNFDMKIIGLRYFNVFGPRQNPDGPYAAVIPLFVDGLLNEKPVYIDGDGEQTRDFTFVANAVQANIKALFAPWEKVNDYVFNVAVGENFSVNTMFDAIKKELDSVTNATYREPRKGDVRNSLADISRVKNQLGYNPEFDFHEGLKQTVNYFKTVYSN from the coding sequence ATGTATCAGCAGGCTTATCAAAATGAAAAAATAGAAGGCTTACACTTTTTAGTTACAGGTGGTGCCGGATTTATCGGTTCTCATATCGCAGAATATTTACTGCAACACGGAGCAAAAGTCAGGGTGATTGACAATATGGTTTCCGGGCTGCAATCCAATATTGACCTGTTCAGCGATAATCCCAATTATGAATTTATTGAAGGGGATATCCGCGATTTAGAATTCTGTAAAAAGGTCTGCAGGGGAATCGACTATATCTCCCACCAGGCAGCTTTGGGCTCAGTGCCCCGCTCTTTGGCCGAGCCTGAAAATACCAACGCCTCAAATGTTGACGGGTATCTAAACATGCTGATCGCTGCCAAGGAAAACAAAGTAAAGCGCATTGTCTATGCATCTTCTTCTTCCGTTTACGGAGACAGCCAGGGATTGCCAAAAGTGGAAAATGAAATCGGCAATCAGCTTTCACCCTATGCCGTATCAAAATATACCAATGAACTTTATGCCCATGTTTTTCGCCTGAATTTTGATATGAAAATAATCGGTTTGCGCTATTTCAATGTATTTGGTCCGCGCCAGAATCCCGATGGCCCCTATGCTGCCGTAATCCCTTTGTTTGTTGATGGACTGCTCAATGAAAAGCCGGTGTATATTGACGGTGATGGAGAACAAACCCGGGACTTTACTTTTGTGGCCAATGCAGTGCAGGCCAATATCAAAGCACTTTTTGCACCCTGGGAAAAAGTAAATGACTATGTATTTAATGTAGCGGTAGGAGAAAACTTTTCTGTTAACACCATGTTTGACGCCATAAAAAAAGAATTGGATTCAGTAACAAATGCCACTTATCGCGAACCCCGAAAAGGCGATGTACGCAATTCGCTTGCCGATATCAGCAGGGTAAAAAATCAATTGGGCTACAATCCCGAATTTGATTTTCACGAGGGCCTGAAGCAAACCGTAAATTATTTCAAAACAGTATATTCCAATTAA
- the rfbC gene encoding dTDP-4-dehydrorhamnose 3,5-epimerase: MELIKTSIPDLLIIKPKVFEDERGFFFEGYNKKRFESAGLDYNFVQDNYSKSQQGVLRGLHYQLAPYAQAKLVRVLKGSVLDVAVDIRKGSPTFGQWEALELSAENKLNLLIPRGFAHGFVVLSKEAEFFYKCDNYYSKEHEAGIRYDDPELNIDWGSQTKSFILSAKDKILPSFKDAEMNFEY, from the coding sequence ATGGAATTGATAAAAACCTCCATTCCCGATTTATTAATCATCAAACCCAAAGTTTTTGAAGACGAACGCGGTTTTTTCTTTGAAGGCTATAACAAGAAAAGATTTGAAAGTGCCGGATTGGACTACAACTTTGTCCAGGACAATTATTCCAAATCCCAACAAGGCGTTTTGCGTGGCTTACATTACCAGCTTGCACCTTATGCCCAGGCCAAATTGGTTCGTGTATTAAAAGGCAGTGTGCTGGACGTAGCTGTAGATATCCGAAAGGGTTCCCCTACTTTCGGCCAATGGGAAGCACTGGAACTCAGTGCAGAAAATAAGCTGAATTTATTGATCCCTCGTGGTTTTGCGCATGGTTTTGTAGTGCTCAGCAAGGAAGCCGAATTTTTCTACAAATGCGACAATTACTATTCAAAAGAACACGAGGCCGGTATTCGCTATGACGATCCAGAATTGAATATCGATTGGGGAAGTCAAACAAAAAGCTTTATTTTATCAGCAAAGGATAAAATTCTGCCATCTTTCAAAGATGCTGAAATGAATTTTGAATACTAA
- the rfbD gene encoding dTDP-4-dehydrorhamnose reductase — MAEIVLVTGANGQLGREFQVLSAQFPHFEFHFFDHSILDISDKEALENAFVSIKPDYVLNCAAYTAVDKAESEQELAFKINSDAVELLAEVTQNFDSKLIHFSTDYVFDGNKNIPYSETDPTNPINVYGRCKLAGEKKLSEHPNALIIRTSWLYSSFGSNFVKTMLRLAENRSELRVVCDQLGTPTYAHDLAKMVLNNLTKLGELGNNIYHYSNEGVCSWYDFAHAIFDISGKDMKLYPVRTEDYPTAAARPIYTVLDKRKIKSLVENKIPYWRNSLKECIDLIKENNE; from the coding sequence ATGGCTGAAATAGTTTTAGTTACTGGTGCCAATGGACAATTGGGGCGCGAATTCCAGGTGTTATCAGCACAATTCCCCCATTTTGAATTCCACTTTTTTGACCACTCTATTCTCGATATCAGTGACAAGGAAGCTTTGGAAAATGCCTTTGTTTCCATCAAGCCCGATTATGTGTTGAATTGTGCAGCTTATACTGCCGTGGACAAAGCCGAATCGGAACAGGAACTGGCTTTTAAAATCAATTCAGATGCCGTAGAACTGCTGGCCGAAGTCACACAGAACTTTGACAGCAAACTCATCCATTTTTCCACGGATTATGTTTTTGACGGCAACAAGAACATACCCTACTCTGAAACAGACCCCACAAATCCCATCAATGTGTATGGGCGCTGCAAACTGGCAGGTGAAAAAAAATTAAGTGAACACCCCAATGCCCTGATCATTCGCACTTCCTGGCTTTACTCCTCTTTTGGGAGCAATTTTGTAAAAACCATGCTGCGCCTTGCAGAAAACCGCAGCGAACTCAGGGTAGTATGCGATCAACTGGGCACGCCAACCTATGCTCACGATCTTGCAAAAATGGTATTGAATAACCTTACAAAACTGGGGGAATTGGGAAATAATATTTATCACTACAGCAATGAAGGCGTTTGCAGTTGGTACGATTTCGCCCATGCCATTTTTGATATCAGCGGCAAAGACATGAAACTCTACCCGGTGCGAACAGAGGATTATCCCACAGCAGCTGCCAGGCCGATATATACCGTATTGGACAAACGAAAAATCAAATCGCTGGTAGAAAACAAAATTCCATACTGGCGAAACAGCCTGAAGGAATGCATTGACTTAATAAAAGAAAATAATGAATAG